The following are encoded together in the Nocardioides okcheonensis genome:
- a CDS encoding FKBP-type peptidyl-prolyl cis-trans isomerase produces the protein MTRVRTAALGSLLSLSLVGLAACGSSSSDTEEGGKSLSSVTIEGKQGAEPKVTFDGRLDGSDDETEILVEGDGDTVEEGQTVQANWWIGNGFTEEEAQSTYTEDGATQSVELTEDVLPFLRDAMVGNQVGDRVVVLTSAEKAYGETGNYTIGIGNKDSVLAIVDIMGTKDTVPALDGPQGEEKKPAGWAPTLVEEDGVITGLDFTDAHQPSGELIATTLIKGDGAVVEKGQTITVDYLGQVYDADAPFDESYTKEPAEFPIGVGSVIKGWDERLVGRTVGSRVILEIPPADGYGKTGNEGAGIKGTDTLFFVVDILGAK, from the coding sequence GTGACCCGTGTACGTACCGCTGCCCTCGGCAGCCTGCTCTCCCTCAGCCTGGTCGGACTCGCCGCGTGCGGGTCGTCCTCCAGCGACACCGAGGAGGGCGGCAAGTCCCTGAGCTCGGTGACGATCGAGGGCAAGCAGGGTGCGGAGCCGAAGGTCACCTTCGACGGTCGCCTCGACGGCTCCGACGACGAGACCGAGATCCTGGTCGAGGGCGACGGCGACACCGTCGAGGAGGGCCAGACGGTCCAGGCCAACTGGTGGATCGGCAACGGCTTCACCGAGGAGGAGGCGCAGAGCACCTACACCGAGGACGGCGCCACCCAGTCGGTCGAGCTCACCGAGGACGTCCTGCCGTTCCTGCGCGACGCGATGGTCGGCAACCAGGTCGGCGACCGGGTCGTCGTGCTCACCTCCGCCGAGAAGGCCTACGGCGAGACGGGCAACTACACCATCGGCATCGGCAACAAGGACTCCGTCCTGGCGATCGTCGACATCATGGGCACCAAGGACACGGTCCCGGCGCTCGACGGCCCGCAGGGCGAGGAGAAGAAGCCGGCCGGCTGGGCGCCGACCCTCGTGGAGGAGGACGGCGTGATCACCGGCCTCGACTTCACCGACGCCCACCAGCCGAGCGGCGAGCTCATCGCCACCACGCTCATCAAGGGCGACGGCGCGGTCGTGGAGAAGGGCCAGACGATCACCGTCGACTACCTCGGCCAGGTCTACGACGCCGACGCGCCGTTCGACGAGTCCTACACCAAGGAGCCCGCGGAGTTCCCGATCGGCGTGGGCTCGGTCATCAAGGGCTGGGACGAGCGCCTCGTCGGCCGCACCGTCGGGTCGCGGGTGATCCTCGAGATCCCGCCCGCCGACGGCTACGGCAAGACCGGCAACGAGGGCGCCGGCATCAAGGGCACCGACACCCTCTTCTTCGTCGTCGACATCCTCGGCGCGAAGTGA